A stretch of Henckelia pumila isolate YLH828 chromosome 4, ASM3356847v2, whole genome shotgun sequence DNA encodes these proteins:
- the LOC140864516 gene encoding uncharacterized protein isoform X1, with protein sequence MKGFKAKVRVAVAAIFAVSIGLASLYGLLKPISNGCVMTYMYPTYIPISTPENVSSTKYGLYLYHEGWKKIDFDEHLKNLKGIPVLFIPGNGGSYKQVRSLGAESDRAYQNGPLERDFYQIFPYLKEGVDADLTGDMLPNQYTSMLDWFAVDLEGEHSAMDGQILQEHSEYVVYAIHRILDQYKESQDARVKEGAALSGSLPRSVILVGHSMGGFVARAAVVHPRLRKSAVETVLTLSTPHQSPPVALQPSLGHYYSHVNHEWRKGFEVQTSQSGHDMADSLLSHVVVVSISGGYNDYQVRSKLEFLDGIVPPSHGFMISSTSMKNVWLSMEHQVILWCNQLVVQVSHTLLSLVDTRTGKPFHDVRSRLAVFSKMLHSGIPQNVIPSRHSTLTQKSVELRDEDKNVHSEAQALGVSGCPSNLKWSEDGLEKDLYIQTSTVTVLAMDGRRRWLDIQKLGPDRKNHFVFVTNLSPCYGVRLHLWPEKGTSASKLLMNNRVLEVTSKMVHIPSRPAPRQIEPGSQTEQAPPSAFVWLGPRDLHGFRFLTISVAPRPTVSGRPPPATSMGVGQFFNPKDGEQVFPPHWLIQSSYLEKEVTLKEDHPLAFNLTFSASLGLLPISLSLKTTGCGIRKSEFPGLEPRDMEIGRFCRLRCFPPVALAWDATSGLHVFPNLYSEIVIVDSSPALWTSSQESDKTTVLLLVDPHCSYKAAVGVSVTAAAGRFLLLYFSQISGLSIAVIFFALMRQAHEWEFDQPIPPLLSAVESNLRLPRPFFFLASMPLLFALLFSWLSSQSLPPVISFIAVSMLCYIFANGAVISLISLSQLLFYVAGTAHVITKKRCEAWEGNFCFQFLQWFSNLSSSFASAKVVRIMRMNSLLLTTFVAVVLACFVHPALGLFVLFLSHILSCHSALSSFLMASLRSHVQNDELYESGNEGNSGSMRHDSRYEGDVSKLFPGTVNCSSSPESTRSYSDRQLETFNHRHGLLILHLLAALMFIPSLVAWLQRTGICQNFPRFWDSLLSTGVIMHGICDSKPELNFFWFPIPGFPLWEIRLSFGYLLAGYFSFISALALAPYMVFYPMAAIGVVSFAFRVMQRRNIKNGETYHGSRKHSHRH encoded by the exons ATGAAAGGTTTTAAAGCCAAAGTTAGAGTAGCAGTTGCGGCTATCTTTGCTGTATCTATAGGCCTTGCATCTCTTTATGGTTTATTGAAACCAATATCAAATGGTTGTGTAATGACATACATGTATCCTACATACATTCCCATATCAACGCCAGAAAATGTGTCTTCCACAAAATACGGCCTGTATCTGTACCACGAAGGATGGAAAAAGATTGATTTTGACGAGCATCTTAAGAATCTTAAAGGCATTCCAGTTCTTTTCATCCCTGGGAACGGCGGAAGCTACAAACAG GTCAGATCCCTGGGTGCCGAATCTGACAGAGCTTATCAAAATGGTCCACTTGAACGGgatttttaccaaattttcccatatttgaaaGAGGGAGTAGATGCTGATTTGACTGGAGATATGCTACCAAATCAATACACTTCTATGCTTGATTGGTTTGCGGTGGATCTTGAAGGTGAACATTCTGCCATGGATGGTCAGATACTTCAAGAGCATTCAGAATATGTTGTATATGCCATTCACAGG ATACTGGATCAATATAAAGAATCTCAAGATGCACGGGTTAAAGAAGGGGCTGCTCTCTCTGGAAGTCTGCCCAGAAGCGTTATTTTGGTTGGTCATTCAATGGGAGGTTTTGTTGCTAGGGCTGCAGTTGTGCATCCCCGTTTGAGGAAGTCTGCTGTTGAAACTGTCTTGACACTTTCGACCCCACACCA ATCACCTCCTGTGGCATTGCAGCCATCCTTGGGTCACTATTACTCACATGTCAATCACGAGTGGAGAAAAGGTTTTGAGGTCCAAACCTCTCAATCCGGACATGATATGGCAGATTCTTTGCTGTCACATGTTGTTGTTGTGTCCATTTCCGGTGGTTATAATGATTACCAG GTCCGCTCAAAGTTGGAGTTTCTTGATGGTATAGTGCCTCCTTCGCATGGCTTTATGATAAGTAGCACTTCTATGAAGAATGTTTGGTTGTCAATGGAACACCAGGTTATCTTATGGTGTAATCAGCTGGTCGTGCAA GTGTCACACACTCTTCTCAGTCTGGTAGACACAAGGACTGGGAAACCTTTTCATGATGTGAGAAGCAGACTTGCAGTATTCAGTAAAATGCTTCATAGTGGAATTCCTCAGAACGTTATTCCATCGAGGCATTCAACACTAACACAAAAGTCCGTTGAACTTCGCGATGAAGACAAAAACGTTCATTCTG AAGCACAAGCTCTTGGCGTATCTGGTTGCCCGAGTAATCTAAAGTGGAGTGAAGATGGACTTGAAAAAGATCTTTACATTCAAACTAGTACAGTCACAGTTTTAGCTATGGATGGGAGAAGACGGTGGTTGGACATTCAGAAACTG GGCCCAGACAGGAAAAACCACTTTGTCTTTGTCACAAATCTTTCACCATGTTATGGAGTGCGACTTCATCTTTGGCCGGAAAAGGGAACTTCGGCGTCAAAATTGTTAATGAATAATCGTGTGCTAGAAGTTACGTCAAAGATGGTGCATATTCCTTCTAGACCAGCTCCAAGGCAG ATTGAGCCAGGTAGTCAGACTGAGCAAGCTCCGCCATCCGCTTTCGTATGGTTGGGTCCTCGGGATCTGCATGGCTTCAGATTCTTGACAATTTCAGTGGCACCACGCCCG ACTGTTTCAGGTAGACCTCCACCTGCGACATCCATGGGAGTGGGTCAATTTTTCAATCCAAAGGATGGGGAGCAAGTATTCCCTCCTCACTGGTTGATTCAATCATCATATTTGGAAAAG GAAGTAACATTGAAAGAGGATCATCCTCTTGCATTTAATCTAACATTTTCTGCTAGCTTAGGTCTTCTTCCTATTTCGTTATCTCTCAAAACAACGGGCTGTGGAATTAGGAAGTCAGAATTTCCTGGCTTAGAGCCCAGAGATATGGAAATTGGCA GGTTTTGTCGACTTCGCTGTTTTCCACCTGTGGCACTTGCTTGGGATGCTACATCTGGTCTCCATGTTTTTCCAAATTTGTATTCTGAAATAGTTATTGTAGATTCCTCTCCAGCACTCTGGACTTCTTCGCAAGAGTCAGATAAGACGACAGTTTTGTTATTG GTAGACCCACACTGTTCATATAAAGCTGCTGTTGGTGTTTCTGTCACTGCCGCTGCTGGTAGATTCTTGCTTTTGTATTTCTCTCAG ATCAGTGGTCTTAGCATTGCTGTTATATTTTTTGCTCTGATGAGGCAAGCACATGAGTGGGAATTTGATCAACCAATACCTCCACTGCTATCGGCTGTCGAATCAAATTTGAGATTGCCAAGGCCTTTTTTCTTCCTTGCCTCAATGCCTCTTTTATTTGCTTTGCTCTTTTCTTGGCTAAGCTCTCAATCGCTCCCTCCAGTAATAAGCTTCATTGCTGTGTCAATGCTTTGCTATATTTTCGCAAACGGAGCCGTAATCTCACTGATATCACTTTCTCAATTACTTTTCTATGTTGCTGGCACAGCCCATGTAATCACAAAGAAACG GTGTGAAGCATGGGAAGGAAACTTCTGTTTTCAATTTCTCCAATGGTTTTCTAACCTATCATCCAGCTTTGCATCTGCTAAG GTGGTAAGGATTATGAGGATGAATTCACTTCTTCTTACGACATTTGTCGCTGTTGTGTTGGCTTGTTTTGTCCATCCTGCCCTGGGGCTTTTTGTATTGTTCTTATCTCATATTCTGTCCTGCCACAGTGCCCTCTCGAG TTTTTTGATGGCTTCATTGCGCAGCCATGTTCAGAATGACGAGTTATATGAATCTGGAAATGAGGGTAATAGTGGCTCAATGCGACATGACTCCAGGTATGAAGGTGACGTAAGCAAGCTATTTCCTGGTACTGTAAACTGCTCTAGTAGCCCAGAATCTACAAGAAGCTATAGTGACAGACAATTAGAAACCTTCAACCACCGCCATGGCTTGCTTATTTTACATTTGCTTGCGGCACTGATGTTTATCCCTTCTCTTGTGGCTTGGCTCCAG CGGACTGGTATCTGTCAAAACTTTCCACGTTTTTGGGATTCTTTACTTAGCACTGGTGTCATCATGCATGGTATATGTGATTCAAAGCCCGAATTAAACTTCTTTTGGTTTCCCATTCCGGGCTTCCCTTTGTGGGAAATCAGGTTAAGCTTCGGCTATCTCCTTGCTGGCTACTTTTCATTTATTTCTGCATTGGCATTGGCCCCATATATGGTCTTTTACCCTATGGCTGCAATTGGAGTTGTTTCCTTCGCTTTTAGAGTCATGCAAAGAAGGAACATAAAGAATGGCGAGACTTACCATGGCAGCAGAAAGCATTCCCATAGACATTAG
- the LOC140864516 gene encoding uncharacterized protein isoform X2, protein MGGFVARAAVVHPRLRKSAVETVLTLSTPHQSPPVALQPSLGHYYSHVNHEWRKGFEVQTSQSGHDMADSLLSHVVVVSISGGYNDYQVRSKLEFLDGIVPPSHGFMISSTSMKNVWLSMEHQVILWCNQLVVQVSHTLLSLVDTRTGKPFHDVRSRLAVFSKMLHSGIPQNVIPSRHSTLTQKSVELRDEDKNVHSEAQALGVSGCPSNLKWSEDGLEKDLYIQTSTVTVLAMDGRRRWLDIQKLGPDRKNHFVFVTNLSPCYGVRLHLWPEKGTSASKLLMNNRVLEVTSKMVHIPSRPAPRQIEPGSQTEQAPPSAFVWLGPRDLHGFRFLTISVAPRPTVSGRPPPATSMGVGQFFNPKDGEQVFPPHWLIQSSYLEKEVTLKEDHPLAFNLTFSASLGLLPISLSLKTTGCGIRKSEFPGLEPRDMEIGRFCRLRCFPPVALAWDATSGLHVFPNLYSEIVIVDSSPALWTSSQESDKTTVLLLVDPHCSYKAAVGVSVTAAAGRFLLLYFSQISGLSIAVIFFALMRQAHEWEFDQPIPPLLSAVESNLRLPRPFFFLASMPLLFALLFSWLSSQSLPPVISFIAVSMLCYIFANGAVISLISLSQLLFYVAGTAHVITKKRCEAWEGNFCFQFLQWFSNLSSSFASAKVVRIMRMNSLLLTTFVAVVLACFVHPALGLFVLFLSHILSCHSALSSFLMASLRSHVQNDELYESGNEGNSGSMRHDSRYEGDVSKLFPGTVNCSSSPESTRSYSDRQLETFNHRHGLLILHLLAALMFIPSLVAWLQRTGICQNFPRFWDSLLSTGVIMHGICDSKPELNFFWFPIPGFPLWEIRLSFGYLLAGYFSFISALALAPYMVFYPMAAIGVVSFAFRVMQRRNIKNGETYHGSRKHSHRH, encoded by the exons ATGGGAGGTTTTGTTGCTAGGGCTGCAGTTGTGCATCCCCGTTTGAGGAAGTCTGCTGTTGAAACTGTCTTGACACTTTCGACCCCACACCA ATCACCTCCTGTGGCATTGCAGCCATCCTTGGGTCACTATTACTCACATGTCAATCACGAGTGGAGAAAAGGTTTTGAGGTCCAAACCTCTCAATCCGGACATGATATGGCAGATTCTTTGCTGTCACATGTTGTTGTTGTGTCCATTTCCGGTGGTTATAATGATTACCAG GTCCGCTCAAAGTTGGAGTTTCTTGATGGTATAGTGCCTCCTTCGCATGGCTTTATGATAAGTAGCACTTCTATGAAGAATGTTTGGTTGTCAATGGAACACCAGGTTATCTTATGGTGTAATCAGCTGGTCGTGCAA GTGTCACACACTCTTCTCAGTCTGGTAGACACAAGGACTGGGAAACCTTTTCATGATGTGAGAAGCAGACTTGCAGTATTCAGTAAAATGCTTCATAGTGGAATTCCTCAGAACGTTATTCCATCGAGGCATTCAACACTAACACAAAAGTCCGTTGAACTTCGCGATGAAGACAAAAACGTTCATTCTG AAGCACAAGCTCTTGGCGTATCTGGTTGCCCGAGTAATCTAAAGTGGAGTGAAGATGGACTTGAAAAAGATCTTTACATTCAAACTAGTACAGTCACAGTTTTAGCTATGGATGGGAGAAGACGGTGGTTGGACATTCAGAAACTG GGCCCAGACAGGAAAAACCACTTTGTCTTTGTCACAAATCTTTCACCATGTTATGGAGTGCGACTTCATCTTTGGCCGGAAAAGGGAACTTCGGCGTCAAAATTGTTAATGAATAATCGTGTGCTAGAAGTTACGTCAAAGATGGTGCATATTCCTTCTAGACCAGCTCCAAGGCAG ATTGAGCCAGGTAGTCAGACTGAGCAAGCTCCGCCATCCGCTTTCGTATGGTTGGGTCCTCGGGATCTGCATGGCTTCAGATTCTTGACAATTTCAGTGGCACCACGCCCG ACTGTTTCAGGTAGACCTCCACCTGCGACATCCATGGGAGTGGGTCAATTTTTCAATCCAAAGGATGGGGAGCAAGTATTCCCTCCTCACTGGTTGATTCAATCATCATATTTGGAAAAG GAAGTAACATTGAAAGAGGATCATCCTCTTGCATTTAATCTAACATTTTCTGCTAGCTTAGGTCTTCTTCCTATTTCGTTATCTCTCAAAACAACGGGCTGTGGAATTAGGAAGTCAGAATTTCCTGGCTTAGAGCCCAGAGATATGGAAATTGGCA GGTTTTGTCGACTTCGCTGTTTTCCACCTGTGGCACTTGCTTGGGATGCTACATCTGGTCTCCATGTTTTTCCAAATTTGTATTCTGAAATAGTTATTGTAGATTCCTCTCCAGCACTCTGGACTTCTTCGCAAGAGTCAGATAAGACGACAGTTTTGTTATTG GTAGACCCACACTGTTCATATAAAGCTGCTGTTGGTGTTTCTGTCACTGCCGCTGCTGGTAGATTCTTGCTTTTGTATTTCTCTCAG ATCAGTGGTCTTAGCATTGCTGTTATATTTTTTGCTCTGATGAGGCAAGCACATGAGTGGGAATTTGATCAACCAATACCTCCACTGCTATCGGCTGTCGAATCAAATTTGAGATTGCCAAGGCCTTTTTTCTTCCTTGCCTCAATGCCTCTTTTATTTGCTTTGCTCTTTTCTTGGCTAAGCTCTCAATCGCTCCCTCCAGTAATAAGCTTCATTGCTGTGTCAATGCTTTGCTATATTTTCGCAAACGGAGCCGTAATCTCACTGATATCACTTTCTCAATTACTTTTCTATGTTGCTGGCACAGCCCATGTAATCACAAAGAAACG GTGTGAAGCATGGGAAGGAAACTTCTGTTTTCAATTTCTCCAATGGTTTTCTAACCTATCATCCAGCTTTGCATCTGCTAAG GTGGTAAGGATTATGAGGATGAATTCACTTCTTCTTACGACATTTGTCGCTGTTGTGTTGGCTTGTTTTGTCCATCCTGCCCTGGGGCTTTTTGTATTGTTCTTATCTCATATTCTGTCCTGCCACAGTGCCCTCTCGAG TTTTTTGATGGCTTCATTGCGCAGCCATGTTCAGAATGACGAGTTATATGAATCTGGAAATGAGGGTAATAGTGGCTCAATGCGACATGACTCCAGGTATGAAGGTGACGTAAGCAAGCTATTTCCTGGTACTGTAAACTGCTCTAGTAGCCCAGAATCTACAAGAAGCTATAGTGACAGACAATTAGAAACCTTCAACCACCGCCATGGCTTGCTTATTTTACATTTGCTTGCGGCACTGATGTTTATCCCTTCTCTTGTGGCTTGGCTCCAG CGGACTGGTATCTGTCAAAACTTTCCACGTTTTTGGGATTCTTTACTTAGCACTGGTGTCATCATGCATGGTATATGTGATTCAAAGCCCGAATTAAACTTCTTTTGGTTTCCCATTCCGGGCTTCCCTTTGTGGGAAATCAGGTTAAGCTTCGGCTATCTCCTTGCTGGCTACTTTTCATTTATTTCTGCATTGGCATTGGCCCCATATATGGTCTTTTACCCTATGGCTGCAATTGGAGTTGTTTCCTTCGCTTTTAGAGTCATGCAAAGAAGGAACATAAAGAATGGCGAGACTTACCATGGCAGCAGAAAGCATTCCCATAGACATTAG